Proteins encoded within one genomic window of Manis pentadactyla isolate mManPen7 chromosome 4, mManPen7.hap1, whole genome shotgun sequence:
- the C4H1orf216 gene encoding UPF0500 protein C1orf216 homolog, with product MFAIQQGVAEGGQFPGGPPPGVCQPELQPDNNSNFMASTKDANENWHGMPGQVEPILMRSSSQSPSHTQAFQAPGLPEGEVRSPPEGAEIPGAEHEKMGGASTVCSPLEDNGYASSSLSIYSPSSSPEPTCGTPQGHGPADPLLPSVAQAVQQLQAQERYKEQEKEKHHMHLVMYRRLALLRWIRALQHQLVDQQARLQESFDTILDNRKELIRCLQQRAAPSRSQDQG from the coding sequence ATGTTTGCCATCCAGCAAGGGGTAGCTGAGGGGGGCCAATTTCCGGGGGGCCCACCTCCTGGAGTATGTCAGCCTGAGCTCCAGCCAGACAACAACTCCAACTTCATGGCGAGTACCAAGGATGCCAATGAGAATTGGCATGGGATGCCAGGCCAAGTGGAGCCCATCCTGATGAGGAGCTCTTCCCAGTCGCCCTCTCACACCCAGGCCTTCCAGGCCCCTGGACTCCCTGAGGGGGAAGTTCGCAGCCCACCAGAGGGGGCAGAGATCCCTGGAGCTGAGCATGAGAAGATGGGTGGTGCCAGCACAGTCTGCTCCCCTCTGGAGGACAATGGCTATGCCAGCAGCTCACTGAGCATCTACAGCCCTAGCAGCAGCCCTGAGCCCACCTGTGGGACCCCTCAAGGTCATGGCCCTGCAGATCCCCTTCTACCCTCAGTGGCCCAGGCTGTACAGCAGCTGCAGGCTCAAGAGCGCTACAAAGAGCAAGAGAAGGAGAAGCACCACATGCACTTGGTGATGTACCGTCGCCTGGCCCTGCTCCGGTGGATCCGGGCTCTGCAGCACCAGTTGGTTGACCAGCAGGCCCGTCTGCAGGAGAGCTTTGACACCATCCTGGACAACAGGAAGGAGCTTATCCGCTGTCTCCAACAGAGAGCAGCACCTTCCAGGTCCCAGGACCAGGGCTAA